AAGAAATCGCATCCCTCCTAGACACCTGAGCaggttttttttataataacatTCCAAGTGTTTGTTTACACAAACAGAGGCTAAACATATAAACAAATGATCAACTTTCACAGTTTCCACTAAACAAGGGGAGACATCCTTCTTTAGCATACTAGAATCACTATACACACCTCAGGATAGAGTATTAGTAACTAAGCACTGGTCCGTCGAAATGATTCAATTTTCTGAAGCCTAATCTGTTCTCTGAACTTGGCAATGAATTCACCAGCTTTTCTATCAACCTCACTTCCTAGATCCATATCATCAGCAAGGTCAAAGTCAGCTTCTTCATCTGAACTCATGTGAGAATTGGTTAGCACAGTCTCTGAGTTCCCTTTGGATTCTGAGTTCTCCTTGGCCTCCACAATGTCTGTATTCGTAAAATGTTGCTTTGCTTCAGGCTCACTTTCAAAGAATGCTGAGCTTGGAATTGGCCCACTGTTGTCAAGAATGCCTTCTCTGGGATTGACTAGTGGTTTTGAATCCCCTTTTCGATTAATGCATTTCAAGGATGATGTTGTGTCAAATTGATTACAACGTACCTCATTTACGTCTCCACCTTGTTTTGGACAATCAACCTTTCTTTTTGATCTATCAATATAACTTCTTCGGGATCTAAATGTTCTGACTGATTTTCCCCTTGATGAATTATTCACAGGTGATGGCTGTTTCATGTCCGAGACCAAGGAGTTGACACTTTGTTTTCGTGTGTACGAAGAATCCTGTTTAAGATCCTTGCTGACATGCTTCAATTTATCTTTTGAACTTTCCTGCATGGTTATTTCTGAAGAAGAACCAATGCTAAATGCTTGAGACTTTGAGGTATGATATGTTGCTTCACCATTCACAGGTGCAACATCCTTCAGTTTTTCTTTAGATGTGCGAAGTGTATCAAACTCTGAGGAAGAACCAACAGTAGATCGTTGAGCCTTTGAAGTAACAAATGCAGCTGCATCATCCATTGNTGATCTCGCTGTTGGATGACTAACTTGGATGGGTGGAGGCTTGACATTCTTGAGTGTCTCAAGGTTTTGCTTTCTGGAGTTTGGCATCTCTGGAGAGGCAGAGGATATTGGTGAGATTGTTCTGGGCGAAGAAGAATTGGGAATAATTTGAGCGCGT
This genomic interval from Solanum stenotomum isolate F172 unplaced genomic scaffold, ASM1918654v1 scaffold31395, whole genome shotgun sequence contains the following:
- the LOC125851987 gene encoding uncharacterized protein LOC125851987, with the protein product MPHSEPHYAFESTPISTSQQTGASVGESAVLTSNVKQSSNESCSEMNVLLRDDYEEDEKKMKMYPSSRETCHVQGHPHSKSHSSGETEFEHQEPWSFWTQVRAQIIPNSSSPRTISPISSASPEMPNSRKQNLETLKNVKPPPIQVSHPTARSXMDDAAAFVTSKAQRSTVGSSSEFDTLRTSKEKLKDVAPVNGEATYHTSKSQAFSIGSSSEITMQESSKDKLKHVSKDLKQDSSYTRKQSVNSLVSDMKQPSPVNNSSRGKSVRTFRSRRSYIDRSKRKVDCPKQGGDVNEVRCNQFDTTSSLKCINRKGDSKPLVNPREGILDNSGPIPSSAFFESEPEAKQHFTNTDIVEAKENSESKGNSETVLTNSHMSSDEEADFDLADDMDLGSEVDRKAGEFIAKFREQIRLQKIESFRRTSA